A window from Enterocloster bolteae encodes these proteins:
- a CDS encoding 3D domain-containing protein: MCRRIFLSVLFFTAVLLLKVDFFDSYALPLKGDIEVQTADGSNTVEAPGIIVIQDTISGEGGLETKGLQDIKDDRINKAAQEKQADTDVPLQASSQGAAGEESCGMFEITGYCSCELCTGENHFTKSGTAPRPEYTVAADPDVFPLGSRIRIGEIIYLVEDTGASIKGNVVDIYYETHEEAVANGRYETEVFLIRGM, translated from the coding sequence TTGTGCAGAAGAATTTTCTTATCTGTCCTGTTTTTTACGGCGGTGTTACTGCTGAAGGTGGATTTTTTTGATTCTTATGCTCTGCCCCTTAAAGGAGACATAGAGGTACAGACAGCGGATGGAAGCAATACAGTTGAGGCACCAGGAATAATTGTGATTCAGGATACAATTTCTGGGGAGGGCGGGCTGGAAACAAAGGGGCTCCAGGATATCAAGGATGACCGGATAAACAAAGCAGCGCAGGAAAAACAGGCAGATACGGACGTTCCCTTACAGGCCAGTTCCCAGGGAGCCGCCGGGGAAGAATCCTGCGGCATGTTTGAAATCACTGGTTATTGCAGCTGTGAATTGTGTACCGGGGAAAACCATTTTACCAAATCAGGGACCGCTCCCAGGCCAGAATATACGGTTGCTGCTGATCCAGATGTGTTTCCATTGGGCAGCAGGATTCGGATTGGAGAGATTATTTATTTAGTGGAAGATACTGGGGCTTCCATCAAAGGAAATGTTGTGGACATCTATTATGAAACCCACGAAGAGGCGGTTGCCAATGGTAGATACGAGACAGAGGTGTTTTTAATAAGAGGTATGTGA
- a CDS encoding (2Fe-2S)-binding protein: MIMDNREVICYCAGVTKAQILEALDNGARNLDDIKQMTGACTIGRCKELSPTGKUCSSAIIGIIREYNNIFSIQSNHIYQS; encoded by the coding sequence ATGATAATGGATAATCGTGAAGTGATATGTTATTGCGCGGGTGTCACAAAGGCACAGATTCTGGAAGCTCTGGATAACGGCGCCCGGAACCTGGACGATATAAAACAAATGACAGGGGCATGCACTATTGGCAGATGTAAAGAATTAAGTCCCACAGGGAAATGATGTTCCTCTGCGATTATAGGTATAATCAGGGAATACAATAATATCTTTTCAATCCAGTCCAATCATATATACCAATCATAA
- a CDS encoding zonular occludens toxin domain-containing protein yields the protein MYALSVLLFGFGLFWIVFFAYHFFKYRNPYKLFMVFGKKGSGKTTLMCKMALKYRKKGWHVYSNVHIPGTYHFDTVDIGVAHFPENSILLIDEVGLVWDNRNFKSFPEHVKVYFKYQRQYKHIVYLFSQSFDVDKKIRDLTDHLYIIHNFLNCFSIARRITKTVAVVHADKSASGESKIVDDYNIDSLLLAPFGSVRFTYIPKYVKYFNSYNPPQLPEKEFEYMPFPELVKQGKLGALRRAMAGGRVQLHEVVRKWNRKKR from the coding sequence ATGTATGCGCTTTCTGTTCTACTCTTTGGCTTTGGCCTGTTTTGGATTGTCTTTTTTGCTTATCATTTCTTTAAGTATCGCAATCCATATAAGCTCTTTATGGTCTTTGGCAAGAAAGGTAGTGGCAAGACTACGCTCATGTGTAAAATGGCACTTAAATACCGTAAGAAGGGGTGGCACGTCTATAGCAACGTGCATATACCTGGAACTTATCACTTCGATACCGTTGATATTGGTGTTGCCCATTTTCCTGAAAATTCTATCCTGCTTATAGATGAGGTGGGCCTTGTATGGGATAACCGTAATTTCAAGTCCTTCCCGGAACACGTAAAGGTTTATTTCAAATATCAGCGGCAGTATAAACATATCGTGTATCTGTTCTCCCAGTCCTTTGATGTTGACAAGAAGATACGTGACCTTACTGACCATCTGTACATCATCCACAACTTCCTGAACTGCTTTTCCATTGCCAGGCGTATCACAAAGACAGTTGCCGTTGTCCATGCGGATAAGTCGGCCAGCGGTGAATCAAAGATAGTGGATGATTACAACATTGATTCCCTGCTCCTGGCCCCCTTCGGTTCCGTGCGTTTTACCTACATCCCGAAGTATGTAAAGTATTTCAATTCCTACAATCCTCCCCAGCTCCCGGAGAAGGAGTTTGAATACATGCCGTTCCCGGAACTGGTGAAACAGGGGAAGCTGGGAGCGCTCCGCCGGGCGATGGCCGGCGGACGCGTACAGCTTCATGAGGTCGTGAGGAAATGGAACCGTAAGAAACGGTGA